The following are encoded in a window of Procambarus clarkii isolate CNS0578487 chromosome 33, FALCON_Pclarkii_2.0, whole genome shotgun sequence genomic DNA:
- the LOC138370830 gene encoding larval/pupal cuticle protein H1C-like translates to MSSREQVGQSALNSTFADTHADTVVAAAIHTDAAVAAAAATAVASRAAAAVAVHAAAAVAVHAAAAVAVHAAAAVAVHAAVAVHAAAAVAVHAAAAVAAHAAAAVAVHAAGAVAVHAAGAVAVHAAAAVAVHAAAAAAAAVAFHAAGAVAVHASAAVAVHAAADVAVHAAGAVAVHASAAVAVHAAAAAVLHVADAAVAATIHAASAIATAVHARQLLLLLFMLLQLLLL, encoded by the coding sequence ATGAGTTCAAGAGAACAGGTTGGCCAGAGTGCGTTGAATTCTACATTTGCTGACACTCATGCTGATACAGTTGTTGCTGCAGCTATTCATACTGatgcagctgttgctgctgctgctgctacagctGTTGCTTCTcgtgctgctgcagctgttgctgttcatgctgctgcagctgttgctgttcatgctgctgcagctgttgctgttcatgctgctgcagctgttgctgtTCATGCTGCTGTAGCTGTTcatgctgctgcagctgttgctgttcatgctgctgcagctgttgctgctcatgctgctgcagctgttgctgtTCATGCTGCTGGAGCTGTTGCTGTTCATGCTGCTGGAGCTGTTGCTGTTcatgctgctgcagctgttgctgttcatgctgctgcagctgctgctgcagctgttgcttTTCATGCTGCTGGAGCTGTTGCTGTTCATGCTAGTGCAGCTGTTGCTGTTCATGCTGCTGCAGATGTTGCTGTTCATGCTGCTGGAGCTGTTGCTGTTCATGCTAGTGCAGCTGTTGCTGTtcatgctgctgcagctgctgttcTTCATGTTGCTGATGCAGCTGTTGCTGCTACTATTCATGCTGCTTCAGCTATTGCTACTGCTGTTCATGCTAGGCAGCTGTTGCTGCTACTATTCATGCTGCTTCAGCTGTTGCTGCTGTAG